Below is a window of Calditrichota bacterium DNA.
TTTGCAAAAGAAATCACTGTGGATTCAGGATAAAAAGTGGCGATCAAATCATCGTCCGGTAATCCTGAGTAAATTTTTACAATAAAAAAAACGACGAGCACAAGGGCCAGCGTCAGAAAAACTAATATTTTTTTGACCATTGAATTTTTTCAGATTCACTTTTTCTTTCCAGTTTAATTAGAAATATAAGCATATCAATTTCAATTATCAAGTGATTTGTTATTTTCCGTCAGATATTTTTGAGAGAATTTTTTTCCGCTGATTTTTTCAATGACGATATTTTTCACTTGCGAAAGTACTTTTTTTTTGTTAGCTTTTAATGCATTAAAGTTAATCGTTTTCTCACTCAAAAAAGGGAGTCAAAAGTAGTTTAGCAGACGTATTTGTTTCCCGATTTTCCGGACAAAACCAGTTGAATTTCAAGTTGATTGAGATAAATGATGTGCAATAAGGAAAAAGCGACATGACAAATCTCTTTGGATTGAAAAAGGAGACGATTGAAAAAATAAAATCTGTGCTCGAGCGCTATGGGCAATTACAGGACTGGATCAGATATAGACCTGACTCTGGTTGGGGAGAAGAACTGACGCATCAGGTTCTCTATCGTATCCTGGACGAAATTGACGATTTATTGCTGCCTTACACTTTTGACGTGTCCTTGTTTCACCATATCAGCGACCCAGGAGTAATCGATCATATCCAACGCGCCGGAAAAATTTTTTATGAAAATGCGTCGGAGAAAACGTATCATGCATGAGCAGTTTCTCTGGCAATCTTTGCGCCTCTGCCAGCATGGGCATTTTCAAAAAAAGAATCTCCGCCTATGCGAGTAAGTCTAATAAAAACTATTCGCACTTTTCGGATTAAAATCGCCCGTTTCAATAATTAAAGAAAGGATAAAAAATGCATCGCAAATTATTCCAACAAAATTTATTCGTCATGTTCGTATTCTTTTTCATCGCTTTCGCATGGAGTTTTTCCGCCAGTTTTGCCGTTAGCAAATTTTACACGCTTGACGAAATCCAAATTGCGGCTCGAATAAATGAAGACGGTTCGCTGAACATCAAAGAAAATCGCTCCTACAATTTTCGCGGTCACTACAAGTGGGCAGATTACTCATTGCCGTTGCGGGAATTGGGGGAAGTGACTGATTTTTCTCTGTCCGAGGGCAATGAAATTTATCGGGAGAGCAACTCGCATGAACCCGGCACTTACTTCATAACTCAATCCAGTAATAAATTCTACGTCAAATGGTTTTACCGTGCCAGCTTCGAAAAGCGCACGTTCACTATTCGCTATCGTTTAGCAAATGCGGTGAAAGTCTACCGGGACGTGGCGGATTTTTACTTTAAGTTTGTTGCCGCGAAGAAGCCAAAAAGAGTGGGAAGAGTCTCATTGGACCTTGTGCTCCCGCAAGCGGCAGACACTACAGAAGTTCGCGCTTGGCTACATACGTCGCTCAACGGTTTCTACTATTTTGCCAACGGAAAAATTCATTTTGAAGCAGCGCCGCTGCCAAAGAAAAATTTCTTTGAAGTGCGTGCTATTTTCCCGCCGGAATGGGTTCCAGCGGCAAATGTCAAAATCGATAAAAATTACCGCATGTTCATTATGGCAGAAGAAAGAGGTTTTGCCGAAAAGGCCAATCGCCTGCGTCAAAAAGCGATGCAGGAAAGAAATTTTCGAGAAAAATACGCGCCAAAGGCAAAGCAACTAAATATCCTGCTTGTGATAATCGGCGCGATTCTGTTCATCAATTTGTACAACCGCTACGGCAAAGCGTATTCGATTCCCGGCTTGAGCCGCGTTTCTTCGGAAATTCCCGACAACATGTCTCCGGCCACAGCAAATCTTATCATTTCCAACGGTCAGCTAACGACCGGCGCGCTCACTGGCACACTGCTGGATTTAGCGGCGCGTGGTTACCTAAAGATGGACGAAAAAGTCGAGGATCGCAAGGCATTGTTTTTCAAATACAAATTTAAAACACAAACTTTAACTCTCGATCGGGAAAAATTTGAAAAAGAATCGGGAGAACTCCTTCCCCATGACCGCGAGTTCATCGAATTCTTTTTCAACGATTTAGCCGGGGGACAGAATTCAATCAATACCGATGAAATTAGAAAGCATCGCAGGGAAGTAATGAAATGGTTCCGCCAGTGGAGAAAAAACCTGAAACAGGAATGGGGAAACAAACCTTTCTACGACAAACCGAGCATCTGGGCTACGGTAGCGATTGCTCTTTTTGGCCTGTTAATAATTGGCGTCGGCATTTTCACATTAATCAAATTCAGCATCTGGGGCATCGTCGGCATTGCCGGCGGCTTCGTATTATCCGACGCTTCAT
It encodes the following:
- a CDS encoding DUF2207 domain-containing protein; amino-acid sequence: MHRKLFQQNLFVMFVFFFIAFAWSFSASFAVSKFYTLDEIQIAARINEDGSLNIKENRSYNFRGHYKWADYSLPLRELGEVTDFSLSEGNEIYRESNSHEPGTYFITQSSNKFYVKWFYRASFEKRTFTIRYRLANAVKVYRDVADFYFKFVAAKKPKRVGRVSLDLVLPQAADTTEVRAWLHTSLNGFYYFANGKIHFEAAPLPKKNFFEVRAIFPPEWVPAANVKIDKNYRMFIMAEERGFAEKANRLRQKAMQERNFREKYAPKAKQLNILLVIIGAILFINLYNRYGKAYSIPGLSRVSSEIPDNMSPATANLIISNGQLTTGALTGTLLDLAARGYLKMDEKVEDRKALFFKYKFKTQTLTLDREKFEKESGELLPHDREFIEFFFNDLAGGQNSINTDEIRKHRREVMKWFRQWRKNLKQEWGNKPFYDKPSIWATVAIALFGLLIIGVGIFTLIKFSIWGIVGIAGGFVLSDASFFILRYTKETKAIRMRLESLKKYLKKYEYRKSASAIQSNFSRYFAMAIALGIGAKAVKELIKFAVEDPSRNYFPYYYSSLGHTSPMEFSKSMSSFISSISTSMASAAGTGGGASAGGGGGAGGAAGGAG